One region of Clostridiaceae bacterium genomic DNA includes:
- a CDS encoding GTPase Era, with translation MAFKSGFATIVGRPNVGKSTLVNSLVGDKISIISSKPQTTRNTIKAIVSKENYQIIFVDTPGIHKPKNKLGEHMVTSAIGTLEEVDAVIMMVEATDSKPGPGDLYILEQLKKIRTPVFLLINKIDLVNKEQVLNVINQYKDLLDFQAVIPISALNLDGIDEIIKELLKVIPEGPKYFPDDSVTDQPETLIVAEFIREKALHYLEDEVPHGIGVEVTSFKERKDKNIIDIQANIYCEKNSHKGILIGKNGSMLKKIGSSARMDIERLLGAKVFLELWVKVKEDWRNSISMLKTLGYSSYDK, from the coding sequence ATGGCATTTAAATCAGGTTTTGCAACTATAGTTGGAAGGCCGAATGTAGGGAAATCTACCCTGGTTAATAGCCTTGTGGGTGATAAGATATCAATTATTTCCAGCAAACCCCAGACTACCAGGAATACTATAAAAGCAATTGTATCAAAAGAAAACTACCAGATAATATTTGTTGATACTCCCGGTATTCATAAACCCAAAAATAAGCTTGGTGAGCACATGGTTACATCTGCTATCGGGACACTGGAAGAAGTAGATGCGGTTATAATGATGGTTGAAGCTACTGATTCCAAGCCTGGACCGGGTGATTTATATATTTTGGAACAGTTGAAAAAGATAAGAACACCTGTATTTTTGTTAATAAATAAAATTGATTTAGTAAATAAAGAGCAAGTCCTAAACGTAATAAATCAATATAAGGATTTGTTGGACTTTCAGGCTGTAATTCCTATATCTGCATTAAATTTGGATGGTATTGATGAAATAATAAAAGAATTACTTAAAGTCATACCTGAAGGTCCTAAGTATTTTCCTGACGATTCTGTTACAGACCAGCCTGAAACTTTGATAGTTGCAGAATTTATCCGTGAAAAAGCTCTGCACTACTTGGAAGATGAAGTCCCTCATGGTATTGGCGTCGAAGTGACCAGCTTTAAGGAAAGGAAAGATAAAAACATTATAGATATTCAAGCAAATATATACTGTGAAAAAAATTCACATAAAGGAATATTAATTGGAAAGAATGGCAGTATGCTTAAAAAAATTGGTTCAAGTGCAAGAATGGATATTGAAAGACTTCTTGGTGCTAAGGTTTTTCTTGAACTATGGGTTAAGGTAAAAGAAGACTGGAGAAATAGCATTTCCATGCTGAAGACTCTTGGGTATTCATCCTACGATAAGTAA
- a CDS encoding YqzL family protein, which produces MRDYSWRLFEMTGDINSYMLYKEAGKTGKSNKNKTGEQQGTDIDLKE; this is translated from the coding sequence ATAAGAGATTATTCTTGGAGATTGTTTGAAATGACAGGTGATATAAATTCTTATATGCTGTACAAAGAGGCTGGAAAAACTGGTAAATCCAATAAAAATAAAACAGGAGAACAGCAGGGTACAGATATCGATTTAAAAGAATAA